The DNA region TCCCAAGATCATAGTGATATGATATTCAAGGTGCTTTGATTAAACACCTGTTACTTTGGAGGATATGAGAATGTCTTATGAAAAAGTATCACAGGCATCCGATTTGATTGTAGGCACTAAGCAGACAATCAAAGCCATAAAAAATGGCGAAGCAACTGAAGTCATCATTGCCGAAGATGCTGATCGGCGTGTGACCAATAAAGTGCTTACCGCTGCCGATGACCGTGGCGTACCCGTTTTGAGAGTTGAATCCTCAAAGAAACTGGGGAAAGCCTGCGGAATTGAAGTCGCAGCAGCTACTGTAGCAATAAAGGGATAAATATGTTTTTGCAGGGCGGGTTCGCCCGCCCTCGCAAAAACTTTGTTTTTGCCCTTTAATGAACCACCTGGATATGTGGGCTTAAAAACATAGATAGGAAGGAGGAAAACAGCATGCCTACTATTAACCAATTAATTCGCAAGGGACGCGTTTCCAAGTCAAAGAAATCTGACTCCCCTGCATTGAATAAAGGTTATAACAGCTTTAAAAAGTCTTTGACCAACCAGTCTTCACCACAAAAGCGTGGTGTCTGCACCCGTGTTGGCACAATGACTCCGAAGAAGCCGAACTCAGCGCTCCGTAAATATGCGCGTGTTCGTTTGTCCAACGGCATCGAAGTTACAGCATACATTCCTGGAATCGGCCATAACCTCCAGGAACACAGCGTAGTCTTGATCCGCGGCGGACGTGTTAAGGACTTGCCTGGTGTACGTTACCACATCGTCCGCGGTGCTCTTGACACTGCAGGCGTTGAAGGCCGTATGCAGGGCCGTTCCAAATACGGTACGAAGCGACCTAAAAAATAATGATTCGCTTATAAAATTACACATAGGAAGGAGTGACATCAATGCCTCGTAAAGGACCTGTTGCAAAGAGAGATGTATTGCCTGATCCGATTTACAAGTCTAAGCTTGTATCCCGTTTGATCAACCGTACAATGGTTGATGGAAAGCGCGGTAAATCACAAACAATCATTTACAATGCGTTCAACCTGATCCAGGAACGTACTGGTAACGATCCGATGGAAGTTTTTGAACAGGCGCTGAAAAACATCATGCCAGTTCTTGAAGTACGTGCCCGCCGTGTCGGTGGTGCGAACTATCAGGTGCCGGTTGAAGTGCGTCCGGAACGCCGTACGACACTTGGCCTTCGCTGGCTCGTAAACTACGCTCGCCTCCGTGGTGAAAAAACGATGGAAGAGCGTCTTGCTTACGAAATCATGGATGCTGCCAACAACACAGGCGCAGCCGTTAAGAAACGTGAAGATACACACAAGATGGCGGAAGCGAACAAAGCATTTGCTCACTACCGCTGGTAATACCATAAAGGCCGGAAATCCGTCATGGATGGAAAAAGCCGAGAACACCGCCTGCAAACAGCTGCGGTCCGACCGGCTTTTTCACTGGGCCTTTTTGGCACATTATAAAACCCATGGAAGGAGAAAGATTAATGCCTAGAGAGTTCTCCTTAGAAAAGACTCGTAATATTGGTATCATGGCACACATTGATGCCGGTAAAACGACGGCAACAGAACGTATCCTGTTTTATACAGGCCGTATCCATAAAATCGGCGAAACTCATGAAGGAGCTTCGCAAATGGACTGGATGGAGCAGGAGCAGGAACGTGGTATCACGATCACTTCTGCTGCCACCACTGCACAGTGGAAAGGTTACCGTATCAACATCATCGACACTCCGGGACACGTGGACTTCACAGTTGAAGTGGAACGCTCCCTCCGTGTACTGGATGGTGCTGTGGCTGTACTTGATGCCCAGTCCGGTGTTGAGCCTCAAACAGAGACTGTTTGGCGTCAGGCCACAACGTACGGTGTACCGAGAATCGTTTTCGTAAACAAAATGGACAAAATTGGTGCTGACTTCCTTTATTCTGTAGGGACCATCAAGGACCGCCTGCAGGGAAATGCCCATGCGATCCAGCTTCCGATCGGCGCAGAAGATAACTTCGAAGGAATTATCGATCTGGTCGAAATGAAAGCTTACTTCTATGAAGACGACCTTGGCACACGTACAACAGCCGGTGATATTCCGGATGAGTACAAAGACCAGGCCGAAGAATATCATAACAAGCTTGTAGAGGCAGTTTCCGAACTTGATGAAGAACTGATGATGAAATATCTCGAAGGTGAAGAGATTACAACGGATGAGCTGAAGCAGGCTATCCGTACAGCGACTCTTAACATCGAGTTCTATCCGGTTCTTTGCGGTTCAGCGTTTAAGAACAAAGGTGTCCAGCTTCTGTTGGACTCGGTTCTTGATTATCTTCCTGGACCAACTGACGTTGCAGCAATCAAAGGCTTCCGCCCTGGCACAGAAGAAGAAGTGACACGCAAAGCAGACGATAACGGACCGTTCTCGGCGCTTGCATTCAAAGTCATGACTGACCCATATGTCGGGAAGCTTACATTCTTCCGCGTGTACTCCGGGACACTTGATTCCGGTTCATATGTAAGGAACTCTACGAAAGACAAGCGTGAGCGTGTCGGCCGTATCCTGCAGATGCACGCGAACCACCGTGAAGAGATCTCCACTGTTTATTCCGGTGACATTGCCGGAGCAGTC from Bacillus marinisedimentorum includes:
- the fusA gene encoding elongation factor G translates to MPREFSLEKTRNIGIMAHIDAGKTTATERILFYTGRIHKIGETHEGASQMDWMEQEQERGITITSAATTAQWKGYRINIIDTPGHVDFTVEVERSLRVLDGAVAVLDAQSGVEPQTETVWRQATTYGVPRIVFVNKMDKIGADFLYSVGTIKDRLQGNAHAIQLPIGAEDNFEGIIDLVEMKAYFYEDDLGTRTTAGDIPDEYKDQAEEYHNKLVEAVSELDEELMMKYLEGEEITTDELKQAIRTATLNIEFYPVLCGSAFKNKGVQLLLDSVLDYLPGPTDVAAIKGFRPGTEEEVTRKADDNGPFSALAFKVMTDPYVGKLTFFRVYSGTLDSGSYVRNSTKDKRERVGRILQMHANHREEISTVYSGDIAGAVGLKDTSTGDTLCDEKDLVILESMEFPEPVISVAIEPKTKSDQDKMAVALGKLAEEDPTFRTETNVETGQTIISGMGELHLDIIVDRMRREFKVEANVGAPQVAYRETFRKSADVEGKFVRQSGGRGQYGHVWVKFEPNEEGSGFEFQNKIVGGVVPREYIGPVEQGLKESLETGPLAGYPMVDIKATLFDGSYHDVDSNEMAFKVAASLALKNAKTKCGPVLLEPVMKVEVVVPEEYMGDIMGDVTSRRGRVEGMEARGNAQVVKAMVPLSEMFGYATALRSNTQGRGTYTMHFDHYEEVPKSISEEIIKKNSGQ
- the rpsL gene encoding 30S ribosomal protein S12 yields the protein MPTINQLIRKGRVSKSKKSDSPALNKGYNSFKKSLTNQSSPQKRGVCTRVGTMTPKKPNSALRKYARVRLSNGIEVTAYIPGIGHNLQEHSVVLIRGGRVKDLPGVRYHIVRGALDTAGVEGRMQGRSKYGTKRPKK
- the rpsG gene encoding 30S ribosomal protein S7; its protein translation is MPRKGPVAKRDVLPDPIYKSKLVSRLINRTMVDGKRGKSQTIIYNAFNLIQERTGNDPMEVFEQALKNIMPVLEVRARRVGGANYQVPVEVRPERRTTLGLRWLVNYARLRGEKTMEERLAYEIMDAANNTGAAVKKREDTHKMAEANKAFAHYRW
- a CDS encoding 50S ribosomal protein L7ae-like protein, whose protein sequence is MSYEKVSQASDLIVGTKQTIKAIKNGEATEVIIAEDADRRVTNKVLTAADDRGVPVLRVESSKKLGKACGIEVAAATVAIKG